From Mustela erminea isolate mMusErm1 chromosome 1, mMusErm1.Pri, whole genome shotgun sequence, a single genomic window includes:
- the MCOLN1 gene encoding mucolipin-1 isoform X2 has product MAAPVGRRGSETERLLSPSPGYGTRAGASPTPPEEEDLRRRLKYFFMSPCDKFRAKGRKPFKLMLQVVKILVVTVQLILFGLSNQLAVTFREENTIAFRHLFLLGYSDGADDTFAAYTREQLYQAIFHAVDQYLLLPDVSLGRYAYVRGGGGPWANGSALALCQQYYHRGHVDPANDTFDIDPMVVTDCIRVDPPERPLVPPSDDLSLSDGSASYKNLTLKFHKLINVTIRFQLKTINLQSLINNEIPDCYTFSVLITFDNKAHSGRIPISLETQAHIQECKHPSVFRHGDNSFRLLFDVVVILTCSFSFLLCARSLLRGFLLQNEFVGFMWRQRGRVISLWDRLEFVNGWYILLVTSDVLTISGTIMKIGIEAKNLASYDVCSILLGTSTLLVWVGVIRYLTFFHKYNILIATLRVALPSVMRFCCCVAVIYLGYCFCGWIVLGPYHVKFRSLSMVSECLFSLINGDDMFVTFAAMQAQQGRSSLVWLFSQLYLYSFISLFIYMVLSLFIALITGAYDTIKPWIYRPRPCSCRVCPLSRCSLPGPQLVSAPRRCWRGGERAPGLHRAVPGQPHLRQVPPRERLRLQPPLLLRQGRLGGAFAAGELSRSRYCYWTLALRLRRLTLIYL; this is encoded by the exons ATGGCAGCCCCCGTGGGCCGGCGGGGCTCAG AGACCGAGCGGCTCCTGAGCCCCAGTCCTGGGTATGGCACCCGGGCcggggcctcccccacccctccggAAGAGGAGGACCTCCGCCGCCGGCTCAAGTACTTCTTCATGAGTCCCTGTGACAAATTTCGGGCCAAAGGCCGCAAGCCCTTCAAGCTCATGCTGCAAGTCGTGAAGATATTGGTGGTCACCGTGCAG CTCATCCTGTTCGGGCTCAGCAACCAGCTGGCAGTGACGTTTCGGGAGGAGAACACCATTGCCTTCCGCCACCTCTTCCTGCTGGGCTACTCGGATGGGGCGGACGACACTTTCGCGGCCTACACGCGGGAGCAGCTCTACCAGGCCATCTTCCACGCCGTGGACCAG TACCTCCTGCTCCCTGATGTGTCGCTTGGCCGGTATGCCTATGTGCGAGGCGGGGGTGGCCCCTGGGCCAACGGCTCGGCCCTGGCCCTCTGCCAGCAGTACTACCACCGAGGCCACGTGGACCCAGCCAACGACACCTTTGACATCGATCCCATGGTTGTCACTG ACTGCATCCGGGTGGACCCCCCCGAGAGACCCCTTGTGCCCCCCAGTGATGATCTCTCCCTCTCGGACGGCAGCGCCAGTTACAAGAACCTCACGCTCAAATTTCACAA GCTGATCAACGTCACCATCCGCTTCCAGCTGAAGACCATCAATCTCCAAAGCCTGATCAACAATGAAATTCCCGACTGCTACACCTTCAGTGTCCTG ATCACTTTTGACAATAAGGCGCACAGTGGGCGTATCCCCATCAGCCTGGAGACACAGGCCCATATCCAGGAGTGTAAGCATCCCAGCGTCTTCAGGCATG GAGACAACAGCTTCCGGCTCCTGTTCGACGTGGTCGTGATTCTCACCtgttccttctccttcctgctgtgCGCCCGCTCGCTGCTCCGTGGCTTTCTGCTGCAGAAC GAGTTTGTTGGGTTCATGTGGCGGCAGCGGGGACGGGTCATCAGCCTCTGGGATCGGCTGGAATTTGTCAACGGCTGGTACATCCTGCTGGTCACCAGCGATGTGCTCACCATCTCGGGCACCATCATGAAGATAGGCATAGAAGCCAAG AACCTGGCGAGCTACGACGTCTGCAGCATTCTCCTGGGCACCTCCACGCTGCTCGTCTGGGTCGGCGTCATCCGCTATCTGACCTTCTTCCATAAGTACAAC ATTCTCATTGCCACACTGCGGGTGGCCCTGCCCAGCGTCATGCGTTTCTGCTGCTGTGTGGCTGTCATCTACCTGGGCTATTGCTTCTGTGGCTGGATTGTGCTGGGGCCCTACCATGTGAAG TTCCGCTCGCTGTCCATGGTGTCGGAGTGCCTGTTCTCGCTCATCAACGGGGACGACATGTTCGTGACGTTCGCCGCGATGCAGGCTCAGCAGGGCCGCAGCAGCCTCGTCTGGCTCTTCTCCCAGCTCTACCTCTACTCCTTCATCAGCCTCTTCATCTACATGGTGCTTAGCCTCTTCATCGCGCTCATCACTGGCGCCTACGACACCATCAAG CCTTGGATATACAGGCCCAGACCTTGTTCCTGCCGTGTGTGCCCACTCAGTAGATGTTCCCTTCCAGGCCCCCAGCTTGTGTCAG CACCCCGGAGGTGCTGGCGCGGAGGAGAGCGAGCTCCAGGCCTACATCGCGCAGTGCCAGGACAGCCCCACCTCCGGCAAGTTCCGCCGCGGGAGCGGCTCCGCCTGCAGCCTCCTCTGCTGCTGCGGCAG GGACGCCTCGGAGGAGCATTCGCTGCTGGTGAATTGAGTCGGAGCCGCTACTGCTACTGGACACTAGCCCTCCGACTGCGGAGACTCACGCTTATTTATTTGTAG
- the MCOLN1 gene encoding mucolipin-1 isoform X3: MAAPVGRRGSETERLLSPSPGYGTRAGASPTPPEEEDLRRRLKYFFMSPCDKFRAKGRKPFKLMLQVVKILVVTVQLILFGLSNQLAVTFREENTIAFRHLFLLGYSDGADDTFAAYTREQLYQAIFHAVDQYLLLPDVSLGRYAYVRGGGGPWANGSALALCQQYYHRGHVDPANDTFDIDPMVVTDCIRVDPPERPLVPPSDDLSLSDGSASYKNLTLKFHKLINVTIRFQLKTINLQSLINNEIPDCYTFSVLITFDNKAHSGRIPISLETQAHIQECKHPSVFRHGDNSFRLLFDVVVILTCSFSFLLCARSLLRGFLLQNEFVGFMWRQRGRVISLWDRLEFVNGWYILLVTSDVLTISGTIMKIGIEAKNLASYDVCSILLGTSTLLVWVGVIRYLTFFHKYNILIATLRVALPSVMRFCCCVAVIYLGYCFCGWIVLGPYHVKFRSLSMVSECLFSLINGDDMFVTFAAMQAQQGRSSLVWLFSQLYLYSFISLFIYMVLSLFIALITGAYDTIKHPGGAGAEESELQAYIAQCQDSPTSGKFRRGSGSACSLLCCCGRDASEEHSLLVN; the protein is encoded by the exons ATGGCAGCCCCCGTGGGCCGGCGGGGCTCAG AGACCGAGCGGCTCCTGAGCCCCAGTCCTGGGTATGGCACCCGGGCcggggcctcccccacccctccggAAGAGGAGGACCTCCGCCGCCGGCTCAAGTACTTCTTCATGAGTCCCTGTGACAAATTTCGGGCCAAAGGCCGCAAGCCCTTCAAGCTCATGCTGCAAGTCGTGAAGATATTGGTGGTCACCGTGCAG CTCATCCTGTTCGGGCTCAGCAACCAGCTGGCAGTGACGTTTCGGGAGGAGAACACCATTGCCTTCCGCCACCTCTTCCTGCTGGGCTACTCGGATGGGGCGGACGACACTTTCGCGGCCTACACGCGGGAGCAGCTCTACCAGGCCATCTTCCACGCCGTGGACCAG TACCTCCTGCTCCCTGATGTGTCGCTTGGCCGGTATGCCTATGTGCGAGGCGGGGGTGGCCCCTGGGCCAACGGCTCGGCCCTGGCCCTCTGCCAGCAGTACTACCACCGAGGCCACGTGGACCCAGCCAACGACACCTTTGACATCGATCCCATGGTTGTCACTG ACTGCATCCGGGTGGACCCCCCCGAGAGACCCCTTGTGCCCCCCAGTGATGATCTCTCCCTCTCGGACGGCAGCGCCAGTTACAAGAACCTCACGCTCAAATTTCACAA GCTGATCAACGTCACCATCCGCTTCCAGCTGAAGACCATCAATCTCCAAAGCCTGATCAACAATGAAATTCCCGACTGCTACACCTTCAGTGTCCTG ATCACTTTTGACAATAAGGCGCACAGTGGGCGTATCCCCATCAGCCTGGAGACACAGGCCCATATCCAGGAGTGTAAGCATCCCAGCGTCTTCAGGCATG GAGACAACAGCTTCCGGCTCCTGTTCGACGTGGTCGTGATTCTCACCtgttccttctccttcctgctgtgCGCCCGCTCGCTGCTCCGTGGCTTTCTGCTGCAGAAC GAGTTTGTTGGGTTCATGTGGCGGCAGCGGGGACGGGTCATCAGCCTCTGGGATCGGCTGGAATTTGTCAACGGCTGGTACATCCTGCTGGTCACCAGCGATGTGCTCACCATCTCGGGCACCATCATGAAGATAGGCATAGAAGCCAAG AACCTGGCGAGCTACGACGTCTGCAGCATTCTCCTGGGCACCTCCACGCTGCTCGTCTGGGTCGGCGTCATCCGCTATCTGACCTTCTTCCATAAGTACAAC ATTCTCATTGCCACACTGCGGGTGGCCCTGCCCAGCGTCATGCGTTTCTGCTGCTGTGTGGCTGTCATCTACCTGGGCTATTGCTTCTGTGGCTGGATTGTGCTGGGGCCCTACCATGTGAAG TTCCGCTCGCTGTCCATGGTGTCGGAGTGCCTGTTCTCGCTCATCAACGGGGACGACATGTTCGTGACGTTCGCCGCGATGCAGGCTCAGCAGGGCCGCAGCAGCCTCGTCTGGCTCTTCTCCCAGCTCTACCTCTACTCCTTCATCAGCCTCTTCATCTACATGGTGCTTAGCCTCTTCATCGCGCTCATCACTGGCGCCTACGACACCATCAAG CACCCCGGAGGTGCTGGCGCGGAGGAGAGCGAGCTCCAGGCCTACATCGCGCAGTGCCAGGACAGCCCCACCTCCGGCAAGTTCCGCCGCGGGAGCGGCTCCGCCTGCAGCCTCCTCTGCTGCTGCGGCAG GGACGCCTCGGAGGAGCATTCGCTGCTGGTGAATTGA
- the MCOLN1 gene encoding mucolipin-1 isoform X1, producing the protein MAAPVGRRGSETERLLSPSPGYGTRAGASPTPPEEEDLRRRLKYFFMSPCDKFRAKGRKPFKLMLQVVKILVVTVQLILFGLSNQLAVTFREENTIAFRHLFLLGYSDGADDTFAAYTREQLYQAIFHAVDQYLLLPDVSLGRYAYVRGGGGPWANGSALALCQQYYHRGHVDPANDTFDIDPMVVTDCIRVDPPERPLVPPSDDLSLSDGSASYKNLTLKFHKLINVTIRFQLKTINLQSLINNEIPDCYTFSVLITFDNKAHSGRIPISLETQAHIQECKHPSVFRHGDNSFRLLFDVVVILTCSFSFLLCARSLLRGFLLQNEFVGFMWRQRGRVISLWDRLEFVNGWYILLVTSDVLTISGTIMKIGIEAKNLASYDVCSILLGTSTLLVWVGVIRYLTFFHKYNILIATLRVALPSVMRFCCCVAVIYLGYCFCGWIVLGPYHVKFRSLSMVSECLFSLINGDDMFVTFAAMQAQQGRSSLVWLFSQLYLYSFISLFIYMVLSLFIALITGAYDTIKVSAGPHASPHLSPWRAKPHGYTALNLGLRVPWSWPRQGLRGHEAGRGGKDPGREGGRLKSRKGRVGRADHSCHILSFIKVGLWPGRVPLSFTDRETRVYRFSDLPEVSC; encoded by the exons ATGGCAGCCCCCGTGGGCCGGCGGGGCTCAG AGACCGAGCGGCTCCTGAGCCCCAGTCCTGGGTATGGCACCCGGGCcggggcctcccccacccctccggAAGAGGAGGACCTCCGCCGCCGGCTCAAGTACTTCTTCATGAGTCCCTGTGACAAATTTCGGGCCAAAGGCCGCAAGCCCTTCAAGCTCATGCTGCAAGTCGTGAAGATATTGGTGGTCACCGTGCAG CTCATCCTGTTCGGGCTCAGCAACCAGCTGGCAGTGACGTTTCGGGAGGAGAACACCATTGCCTTCCGCCACCTCTTCCTGCTGGGCTACTCGGATGGGGCGGACGACACTTTCGCGGCCTACACGCGGGAGCAGCTCTACCAGGCCATCTTCCACGCCGTGGACCAG TACCTCCTGCTCCCTGATGTGTCGCTTGGCCGGTATGCCTATGTGCGAGGCGGGGGTGGCCCCTGGGCCAACGGCTCGGCCCTGGCCCTCTGCCAGCAGTACTACCACCGAGGCCACGTGGACCCAGCCAACGACACCTTTGACATCGATCCCATGGTTGTCACTG ACTGCATCCGGGTGGACCCCCCCGAGAGACCCCTTGTGCCCCCCAGTGATGATCTCTCCCTCTCGGACGGCAGCGCCAGTTACAAGAACCTCACGCTCAAATTTCACAA GCTGATCAACGTCACCATCCGCTTCCAGCTGAAGACCATCAATCTCCAAAGCCTGATCAACAATGAAATTCCCGACTGCTACACCTTCAGTGTCCTG ATCACTTTTGACAATAAGGCGCACAGTGGGCGTATCCCCATCAGCCTGGAGACACAGGCCCATATCCAGGAGTGTAAGCATCCCAGCGTCTTCAGGCATG GAGACAACAGCTTCCGGCTCCTGTTCGACGTGGTCGTGATTCTCACCtgttccttctccttcctgctgtgCGCCCGCTCGCTGCTCCGTGGCTTTCTGCTGCAGAAC GAGTTTGTTGGGTTCATGTGGCGGCAGCGGGGACGGGTCATCAGCCTCTGGGATCGGCTGGAATTTGTCAACGGCTGGTACATCCTGCTGGTCACCAGCGATGTGCTCACCATCTCGGGCACCATCATGAAGATAGGCATAGAAGCCAAG AACCTGGCGAGCTACGACGTCTGCAGCATTCTCCTGGGCACCTCCACGCTGCTCGTCTGGGTCGGCGTCATCCGCTATCTGACCTTCTTCCATAAGTACAAC ATTCTCATTGCCACACTGCGGGTGGCCCTGCCCAGCGTCATGCGTTTCTGCTGCTGTGTGGCTGTCATCTACCTGGGCTATTGCTTCTGTGGCTGGATTGTGCTGGGGCCCTACCATGTGAAG TTCCGCTCGCTGTCCATGGTGTCGGAGTGCCTGTTCTCGCTCATCAACGGGGACGACATGTTCGTGACGTTCGCCGCGATGCAGGCTCAGCAGGGCCGCAGCAGCCTCGTCTGGCTCTTCTCCCAGCTCTACCTCTACTCCTTCATCAGCCTCTTCATCTACATGGTGCTTAGCCTCTTCATCGCGCTCATCACTGGCGCCTACGACACCATCAAGGTCAGCGCCGGCCCGCATGCCTCCCCCCACCTGTCTCCATGGAGGGCCAAGCCTCACGGATATACAGCCCTGAACCTTGGGCTCCGGGTCCCTTGGAGTTGGCCCCGGCAGGGTCTCAGGGGGCATGAGGCAGGGCGAGGAGGGAAAGATCCggggagagaaggtgggagaCTGAAAAGCCGGAAGGGGCGAGTGGGGCGTGCTGACCACAGCTGCCACATTCTCAGTTTTATCAAGGTAGGGCTGTGGCCAGGTCGGGTTCCCTTGTCTTTTACCGACAGGGAAACCAGGGTGTACCGTTttagtgacttgcctgaggtcagcTGCTAA